In the Euphorbia lathyris chromosome 5, ddEupLath1.1, whole genome shotgun sequence genome, one interval contains:
- the LOC136230106 gene encoding sm-like protein LSM36B — protein MSTGGERGSTTTKTPADFLKSIRGRPVVVKLNSGVDYRGILACLDGYMNIAMEQTEEYVNGQLKNKYGDAFIRGNNVLYISTSKRTLADGA, from the exons ATGAGTACTGGAGGAGAAAGAGggtcaacaacaacaaaaacgcCTGCTGATTTCCTCAAATCAATCCGTGGGCGACCTGTTGTGGTTAAGCTCAATTCCGGAGTCGATTATAGAG GTATTCTGGCATGTCTGGATGGTTATATGAACATAGCAATGGAACAAACAGAAGAATATGTAAACGGGCAACTTAAAAACAAATATGGTGACGCATTCATAAGAGGAAATAATG TTCTCTATATCAGTACATCGAAGAGGACGCTAGCAGATGGTGCATAA
- the LOC136229531 gene encoding beta-glucosidase 42, whose protein sequence is MMKDKFMKEHEYLQQKEICRSDFPSDFVFGVATSAYQIEGGCSDGGRGPSIWDAFSHTKGKIIDGSNGDVAVDHYHKYQEDIELIAKLGFGAYRFSLSWSRIFPDGLGTNVNDEGIAFYNNIINALLEKGIKPYITLYHWDLPLHLQELFGGWTSKEIVKYFGAYAETCFANFGDRVKDWITLNEPLQTAINGHDSGIFAPGKSKQSETEPYLASHHQILAHATAFLIYQSKYKEIQGGRVGLVVDCEWAEPNSDEIEDKKAAIRRLEFQLGWYLHPIYYGDYPEVMRDILGDRLPKFSEEEKQLLRNSVDFIGLNHYTTRFIKNANASLEGSFYYNAQSMHRLAEWEGGEPIGERAASEWLYVCPWGLRKVLNYVAQQYKNTPIYVTENGMDDEESDAPLHEMLDDKLRVQYFKGYLASVAQAVKDGVDVRGYFAWSLLDNFEWAQGYTKRFGIVYVDYKNGLTRHPKSSAYWFLRFLKGDPEKNGKED, encoded by the exons ATGATGAAGGACAAGTTCATGAAGGAACATGAGTATTTACAGCAAAAGGAGATCTGTCGTTCCGATTTCCCTTCTGATTTTGTTTTTGGAGTAGCTACTTCTGCTTATCAG ATTGAAGGTGGTTGCAGTGATGGTGGTAGAGGCCCTAGCATTTGGGATGCTTTTTCACACACAAAAG GAAAGATTATTGACGGAAGCAATGGCGATGTAGCAGTGGATCATTACCACAAATACCAG GAAGACATTGAACTCATTGCTAAGTTGGGATTTGGTGCTTATCGATTTTCATTGTCGTGGTCTCGAATCTTTCCTG ATGGTTTGGGAACAAACGTAAATGACGAAGGGATTGCATTCTATAACAATATCATTAATGCTCTTCTTGAAAAGG GTATTAAGCCATATATAACTTTGTACCACTGGGATCTTCCACTGCATCTTCAAGAGTTATTCGGGGGGTGGACGAGCAAAGAAATTGT AAAATACTTTGGAGCCTATGCAGAAACTTGCTTTGCAAATTTTGGAGATAGAGTTAAGGATTGGATTACATTAAATGAGCCTCTACAAACAGCGATAAACGGACACGATAGTGGGATTTTTGCTCCCGGAAAATCCAAACAATCAGAAACAGAACCATACTTGGCTTCACACCACCAGATCTTGGCCCATGCTACAGCTTTTTTGATATACCAAAGCAAGTACAAG GAGATTCAAGGCGGACGAGTAGGTTTAGTGGTAGATTGTGAATGGGCAGAACCTAATTCAGATGAAATTGAAGATAAAAAAGCTGCAATAAGGCGTCTCGAGTTTCAGCTCGGATG GTACTTGCATCCAATATACTATGGAGACTATCCGGAAGTCATGCGTGATATACTTGGAGATCGACTCCCAAAATTTTCGGAGGAAGAAAAGCAGTTACTTAGGAACTCAGTAGACTTTATAGGTCTAAATCACTATACCACAAGGTTCATTAAGAACGCCAATGCGAGCCTTGAAGGAAGTTTTTACTATAACGCTCAATCGATGCATCGACTTG CTGAATGGGAAGGCGGTGAACCAATTGGCGAGAGG GCAGCGTCAGAATGGCTTTATGTTTGTCCTTGGGGACTCCGAAAAGTTCTCAATTACGTCGCGCAGCAATATAAAAATACTCCAATTTATGTCACTGAGAATG GTATGGACGATGAAGAATCCGATGCCCCATTGCATGAGATGTTGGATGACAAACTGAGAGTTCAGTATTTTAAGGGATACCTTGCTTCAGTTGCTCAAGCAGTCAA GGACGGAGTAGACGTGAGGGGATACTTTGCATGGTCATTGTTGGACAACTTTGAATGGGCTCAAGGTTACACAAAGCGTTTTGGTATAGTGTATGTTGATTACAAGAATGGGCTAACCAGGCACCCTAAATCTTCTGCTTATTGGTTCTTGAGATTCTTGAAAGGTGACCCTGAAAAGAATGGCAAAGAAGACTGA